A genomic region of Mycobacterium sp. Aquia_213 contains the following coding sequences:
- the cobG gene encoding precorrin-3B synthase produces the protein MARNRDTDACPGALQVHQAADGALVRVRLPGGMITAPQLAALAGLASGFGSGTLELTVRGNVQLRAITDVAAVAQGIADAGLLPSATHERVRNIVASPLSGRAGGRADVRAWVSALDTAICAEPKLVDLGGRFWFSIDDGRADVSGLGADVGVHVCEDGYALLLMGRDTGLRMAADDVVATLVGVAVRFTEIRENAWRIHELDDIDDLLPGAELSAAPFAPVTKPPVGWIVQGWPGQEGRVALGAAVPLGVLPAQVAEYLAVIEAPMVITPWRSVLVCDLDEGVADAALRVLAPLGLVFDEHSPWLDVSACTGSPGCARSAADVRADAAHLVGTDSAVHRHFVGCERACGSPPTGQVLVATGDGYRLLRS, from the coding sequence GTGGCCCGAAATCGCGACACCGACGCCTGCCCTGGTGCGCTGCAGGTGCATCAGGCCGCCGACGGCGCGCTGGTCCGCGTGCGCCTGCCTGGCGGGATGATCACCGCCCCGCAACTGGCGGCGCTGGCCGGCCTGGCAAGTGGCTTCGGCTCGGGCACCTTGGAGCTGACCGTCCGCGGCAATGTGCAGTTGCGCGCGATCACCGATGTGGCGGCGGTCGCCCAGGGCATCGCCGACGCCGGGTTGTTGCCGTCTGCGACACACGAACGCGTGCGCAACATCGTCGCCTCACCGCTGTCCGGGCGCGCCGGCGGACGCGCGGACGTGCGAGCCTGGGTGAGCGCGCTGGATACGGCGATCTGCGCCGAGCCCAAGCTGGTGGACCTGGGCGGCCGGTTCTGGTTCAGCATCGACGACGGCCGCGCCGACGTGTCCGGACTGGGCGCCGACGTCGGGGTGCACGTTTGCGAAGACGGTTACGCACTGTTGCTGATGGGACGCGACACCGGTCTGCGAATGGCCGCCGACGATGTGGTCGCGACACTGGTCGGGGTCGCCGTCCGGTTCACCGAGATACGCGAAAATGCTTGGCGAATCCATGAATTGGATGACATCGACGATCTGCTGCCCGGCGCCGAGCTCAGCGCCGCCCCCTTTGCGCCCGTCACCAAGCCGCCGGTGGGCTGGATAGTCCAGGGCTGGCCCGGTCAGGAAGGCCGGGTTGCGTTGGGTGCCGCGGTACCACTGGGTGTGCTGCCCGCGCAGGTCGCGGAGTATCTAGCGGTGATCGAGGCCCCGATGGTGATCACGCCGTGGCGCTCGGTGCTGGTCTGCGACCTGGACGAAGGTGTCGCCGACGCCGCGCTGCGGGTGCTGGCGCCGCTGGGCTTGGTGTTCGACGAGCACTCCCCCTGGCTGGACGTCAGCGCCTGCACCGGAAGCCCCGGCTGCGCACGCTCGGCCGCCGACGTGCGGGCGGACGCGGCGCACCTCGTCGGGACTGATTCCGCGGTGCATCGGCACTTCGTCGGCTGCGAGCGCGCGTGCGGCAGCCCGCCGACCGGCCAGGTGCTGGTCG
- a CDS encoding flavin-containing monooxygenase — protein MTQQRRVKVAVIGAGVSGLCMAAKLQDAGIESFTVFEKADEVGGTWRDNTYPGLTCDVPSRFYSYSFAPNPNWSRLLSPGPELQAYFRRVADERGIRRHIRFGCDVTRAEYEDGTWHLTTTFGEETFDVVVAATGILRIPNYPDIPGRETFAGVAFHSSRWDHSVTLPDKRIGVIGNGSSGVQIMAELGDGKVRHLTLFQRTAQWVLPLPNARYSRLTRQLLTRVPAFNVLGHWFWGNFSRRVLGRAPIRPGLRRSLVQASCRWNLRSVRDPELRAKLTPSYQPMCKRLAMSGRFYRSVQHPTVDVVTDRIDHIEPRGIVTVDGTLHELDLLVYATGFDARAYVRPLQLIGEGGITLDEAWADGPVAYRSVAVPRFPNLFMLIGPHSPIGHQSYMAIAEDQADYAIWWIKQLRTGLVHSAAPTEVATKEYNERLKAAIPQTIWASGCNSWYVGKDGLPEVFPWTPETHTQLLRRPELADFDVRTS, from the coding sequence ATGACGCAGCAGCGTCGGGTGAAAGTCGCGGTAATCGGCGCCGGGGTGTCGGGCCTGTGCATGGCGGCCAAGCTGCAGGACGCCGGAATCGAGTCGTTCACCGTCTTCGAGAAGGCCGACGAGGTCGGAGGTACCTGGCGCGACAACACGTATCCGGGTCTTACCTGTGACGTTCCGTCGCGGTTTTACTCCTACTCGTTTGCGCCCAACCCGAATTGGTCGCGGTTGCTGTCGCCGGGGCCGGAACTACAGGCCTACTTCCGGCGGGTTGCCGACGAACGTGGCATCCGGCGCCACATCCGTTTCGGCTGCGACGTCACCCGCGCCGAATACGAGGACGGGACATGGCATCTCACCACAACGTTCGGCGAAGAGACGTTTGACGTGGTCGTCGCGGCGACCGGCATATTGCGCATACCTAACTATCCCGACATTCCGGGTCGCGAGACGTTCGCCGGGGTGGCATTCCACTCGTCACGCTGGGATCACTCGGTTACTCTGCCGGACAAGCGAATCGGCGTGATCGGGAACGGCTCGAGCGGTGTGCAGATCATGGCGGAGCTGGGCGACGGCAAGGTGCGCCACTTGACGCTGTTCCAGCGCACCGCGCAGTGGGTCTTGCCGCTACCCAACGCGCGGTACTCGCGGCTGACCCGGCAGCTACTGACCCGCGTGCCGGCGTTCAATGTGCTGGGGCACTGGTTTTGGGGCAACTTCTCGCGGCGTGTGTTGGGCCGCGCTCCGATCCGTCCGGGATTGCGTCGCAGTCTGGTCCAGGCCAGCTGTCGATGGAACCTGCGCTCGGTGCGCGACCCGGAACTGCGGGCCAAACTCACCCCGTCGTACCAGCCGATGTGCAAGCGGCTGGCGATGTCGGGGCGCTTCTACCGGTCGGTGCAGCACCCCACCGTCGACGTGGTCACCGATCGGATCGACCACATCGAGCCCCGAGGCATCGTGACCGTGGACGGCACCCTGCACGAACTCGATCTGCTGGTCTACGCCACCGGGTTTGACGCCCGCGCCTATGTGCGTCCGCTGCAGCTGATCGGGGAGGGCGGGATCACCCTGGACGAGGCATGGGCCGACGGGCCGGTCGCGTATCGGTCGGTCGCGGTGCCGCGGTTTCCCAACCTCTTCATGCTGATCGGTCCGCATTCGCCGATCGGCCACCAGTCTTATATGGCCATCGCTGAGGACCAAGCCGACTACGCGATCTGGTGGATCAAACAGCTGCGCACCGGTTTGGTGCATTCCGCCGCGCCGACGGAAGTTGCGACCAAGGAATACAACGAGCGCCTGAAAGCCGCTATACCGCAGACTATTTGGGCTTCAGGGTGCAACAGTTGGTACGTGGGCAAGGATGGCCTGCCCGAGGTGTTCCCCTGGACACCGGAGACCCATACCCAACTCCTGCGTCGACCCGAGCTTGCCGACTTCGACGTGCGCACCAGCTGA
- a CDS encoding HNH endonuclease signature motif containing protein, translating into MFDELQGADALVRADDETLVAAIAGWARAEAAASSRRLAAIAELVRRRAAGPVDHVDWSCDNWDAMAAEISAAQGISHGMASGQMYLAIALRDRLPRVSAVFADGAISARLAAAIVWHTDLIKDADTLQLVDAALAKDAVRYGPLSIDKTAQAIDAIVDRHDPGALRRIRAAARSRDVVIDLANDESGTAAFWGRLYSSDAAALDRRLLQMAHEVCDDDPRTLAQRRADALGVLAAGGQRLACGCDNAECGAGVQRDERAAGVVVHVVAEASALGDEPDVHMSGEMPSQAATEGDNRPSALITGGGTVPSPRLADLIRNGAKVRPVRHPGNDKPAEPGYRPSAALDAFVRCRDLTCRFPNCDRPAEICDIDHTIPYPFGPTHPSNLKCLCRKHHLLKTFWTAWRDEQRPDGTVVWTSPSGHTYTTRAGSRLLFPTLCTSTGELPTAPRVDHPRATHGVMMPRRRHTREQDRIYRINAERALNAAHVAERNQPPPF; encoded by the coding sequence ATGTTCGATGAATTGCAAGGTGCAGACGCGCTGGTGCGCGCCGACGACGAGACTTTGGTCGCGGCCATCGCGGGGTGGGCGCGTGCCGAAGCCGCCGCTTCGTCGCGCCGACTCGCCGCTATCGCCGAACTGGTGCGCCGCCGCGCGGCGGGCCCCGTCGACCATGTCGATTGGTCGTGCGATAACTGGGATGCGATGGCCGCCGAAATCTCTGCTGCACAAGGAATTAGCCATGGCATGGCTTCTGGTCAGATGTATTTGGCCATCGCGCTGCGCGATCGCCTTCCTCGGGTGTCGGCAGTCTTCGCCGACGGTGCGATCAGCGCGCGGCTGGCCGCTGCCATCGTGTGGCACACGGATCTGATCAAAGACGCGGACACGCTGCAGCTTGTCGATGCAGCGCTGGCCAAAGATGCGGTCCGATATGGGCCGCTGTCGATCGACAAGACGGCACAAGCCATCGATGCGATAGTCGACCGCCATGACCCCGGGGCGTTGCGGCGCATTCGCGCCGCCGCGCGGAGCCGCGATGTGGTGATCGACCTGGCCAATGACGAGTCGGGAACCGCCGCGTTCTGGGGCCGGCTGTACTCCAGCGACGCGGCCGCTTTGGACCGGCGGCTGCTGCAGATGGCGCACGAGGTCTGCGACGACGACCCACGGACGCTTGCGCAGCGCCGTGCGGACGCGTTGGGTGTCCTGGCCGCGGGAGGCCAGCGGCTCGCCTGCGGCTGCGATAACGCCGAATGCGGGGCGGGTGTGCAGCGCGACGAGCGGGCGGCGGGTGTCGTCGTCCACGTCGTCGCCGAGGCGTCGGCACTCGGGGATGAGCCCGACGTGCATATGTCGGGCGAAATGCCGTCACAGGCGGCGACCGAAGGCGACAACCGGCCTTCGGCGTTGATCACGGGCGGCGGAACGGTTCCCTCGCCACGGCTCGCTGACTTGATTCGGAACGGTGCGAAGGTGCGGCCGGTGCGTCATCCCGGCAATGACAAGCCGGCGGAGCCGGGCTATCGCCCTTCGGCGGCGCTAGACGCGTTTGTGCGATGCCGCGACCTGACTTGCCGATTCCCCAACTGCGATCGCCCCGCCGAGATCTGCGACATCGACCATACGATCCCGTATCCGTTCGGCCCCACCCATCCGTCAAATCTCAAGTGTCTGTGCCGAAAACATCATCTGCTCAAGACTTTCTGGACAGCCTGGCGCGACGAGCAGCGGCCCGACGGCACCGTTGTCTGGACGTCGCCCAGTGGCCACACCTACACCACCCGGGCCGGTAGCCGACTACTCTTCCCCACGCTGTGCACGTCGACCGGTGAATTACCCACGGCGCCAAGGGTTGATCATCCGCGCGCCACTCATGGCGTGATGATGCCCAGACGACGACATACGCGGGAACAAGATCGCATCTACCGCATCAACGCCGAACGTGCGCTCAACGCAGCTCATGTCGCCGAACGAAATCAACCGCCGCCGTTCTGA
- the cobN gene encoding cobaltochelatase subunit CobN — protein sequence MAEPTIVLLSTSDTDLISARSSGKNYRWANPARLSDDELPDLLADAEIVVVRILGGYRAWQSGIDTVIASGIPTILVSGEQAADAELTGLSTLAAGIAVQAHIYLAHGGVENLRQLHAFLSDTVLMTGVGFTEPVVTPTWGELERPQSRPTDGPTIAVLYYRAQHLAGNTSYIESLCAAIEDAGGRPLPVYCASLRTAEPELLQRLGDADAMVVTVLAAGGLKPATVSAGGDDDSWNVEHLAALDVPILQGLCLTSSRDQWNENDDGLSPLDVASQVAVPEFDGRIITVPFSFKEIDDDGLISYVADPERCARVAGLAIRHAQLRYVAPADKRVALVFSAYPTKHARIGNAVGLDTPASAVALVRAMRDRGYRVGDLPGIDANDGDALIHALIERGGQDPDWLTQEQLAGNPIRVSAKDYRDWFATLPEEFREVVETHWGPAPGELFVDRANDPDGEIVVAAMQSENLVLLVQPPRGFGENPVAIYHDPDLPPSHHYLAAYHWLDARFGSHAVVHLGKHGNLEWLPGKTLGMSAACGSDAALGNLPLIYPFLVNDPGEGTQAKRRAHAVLVDHLIPPMARAESYGDIARLEQLLDEHANVAALDPGKLPAIRQQIWTLIRAAKMDHDLGLTEQPEEDTFDDMILHVDGWLCEIKDVQIRDGLHILGQKPTGEAELDLVLAILRARQLFAGEHALPGLRQALGLAEDGTDDRTTVDQTEAVARGLVAALQASGWDPEAVDGITDNAEVAAVLRFAATEVVPRLAGTDAEIDQVLRALDGRFIPAGPSGSPLRGLVNVLPTGRNFYSVDPKAIPSRLAWEAGVALADSLLARYHGDHGEWPQSVGLSVWGTSAMRTAGDDIAEVLALLGVRPVWDDASRRVVGLTPIPLAELGRPRIDVTVRISGFFRDAFPHVVTMLDDAVRLVAELDEPADGNFVRAHAQADLAQHGDQRRSTTRIFGSKPGTYGAGLLQLIDSRNWRDDADLAQVYTAWGGFAYGRDLDGREAVDDMNRQYRRIAVAAKNTDTREHDIADSDDYFQYHGGMVATVRALTGKAPAAYIGDNTRPDAIRTRTLSEETARVFRARVVNPRWMAAMRRHGYKGAFEMAATVDYLFGYDATAGVMADWMYEQLTERYVLDPENRKFMTESNPWALHGMAERLLEAAGRGMWAEPQPETLDGLRQALLESEGDLEG from the coding sequence GTGGCTGAGCCGACGATCGTCCTGCTGTCGACGTCCGATACCGACCTGATCAGCGCTCGTTCCAGCGGGAAAAACTATCGGTGGGCCAACCCCGCGCGACTGTCCGACGATGAGCTGCCCGATCTCTTAGCCGACGCGGAGATCGTGGTGGTCCGGATCCTCGGCGGCTACCGCGCCTGGCAAAGCGGCATCGACACCGTGATCGCCAGCGGGATTCCGACGATTCTGGTCAGCGGCGAGCAGGCCGCCGACGCCGAGTTGACCGGACTGTCCACGTTGGCCGCCGGCATCGCGGTGCAGGCGCACATCTACCTGGCGCACGGCGGCGTGGAAAACCTGCGCCAGTTGCACGCTTTCCTGTCCGACACCGTGCTGATGACCGGCGTCGGCTTCACCGAGCCGGTGGTTACCCCGACCTGGGGTGAGCTGGAGCGGCCGCAATCGCGGCCCACCGATGGTCCGACGATCGCGGTGCTGTACTACCGCGCGCAGCATCTGGCCGGCAACACCTCCTACATCGAATCGCTGTGCGCGGCGATCGAAGATGCCGGTGGGCGACCGCTGCCCGTCTATTGCGCGTCGCTGCGCACCGCCGAACCCGAACTACTGCAACGGCTCGGCGATGCCGACGCCATGGTGGTCACGGTGCTGGCCGCCGGGGGACTGAAGCCCGCGACCGTGTCGGCCGGCGGCGATGACGACAGCTGGAACGTCGAACACCTTGCCGCCCTGGATGTTCCGATCTTGCAGGGCCTGTGCCTGACAAGCTCACGCGATCAGTGGAATGAGAATGACGACGGCCTGTCCCCGCTGGATGTCGCCAGTCAGGTGGCGGTGCCCGAGTTCGACGGGCGCATCATCACCGTCCCGTTCTCGTTCAAAGAGATCGACGACGACGGGCTGATCTCGTATGTGGCCGACCCGGAACGGTGCGCACGGGTCGCGGGCCTGGCCATCCGGCACGCGCAGCTGCGGTATGTCGCCCCTGCCGACAAGCGCGTGGCCCTGGTGTTCTCGGCGTATCCCACCAAGCACGCCCGCATCGGCAACGCGGTCGGACTGGATACCCCGGCCAGCGCGGTAGCCCTGGTGCGGGCCATGCGTGACCGCGGTTATCGGGTCGGCGATCTGCCCGGGATCGATGCCAACGATGGCGATGCACTGATCCACGCGCTGATCGAACGCGGCGGGCAGGACCCCGACTGGCTCACCCAGGAGCAACTGGCGGGCAACCCGATCAGGGTTTCTGCCAAGGACTACCGGGACTGGTTCGCCACGCTGCCCGAAGAATTCCGCGAGGTGGTCGAGACCCATTGGGGGCCGGCGCCTGGCGAACTGTTCGTCGATCGCGCTAATGACCCCGACGGCGAGATCGTGGTCGCCGCAATGCAATCCGAGAACCTGGTGCTGCTGGTGCAGCCGCCCCGCGGCTTCGGCGAGAACCCCGTTGCCATCTACCACGATCCGGACCTGCCGCCCAGCCACCACTACCTGGCCGCCTACCACTGGCTGGACGCTAGATTCGGATCGCACGCCGTGGTGCACCTGGGCAAGCACGGCAACCTGGAGTGGCTGCCGGGCAAGACGCTGGGCATGTCGGCGGCCTGCGGATCCGACGCGGCGCTGGGCAACCTGCCGCTGATCTACCCGTTCCTGGTCAACGACCCCGGCGAGGGCACTCAGGCCAAGCGACGGGCCCACGCGGTGCTCGTCGACCATCTGATCCCGCCGATGGCCCGCGCCGAAAGCTACGGCGACATCGCACGTTTGGAGCAGCTGCTCGACGAGCACGCCAACGTTGCCGCCCTTGATCCCGGCAAGCTGCCCGCCATCCGTCAGCAGATCTGGACGCTGATCCGGGCCGCCAAGATGGACCATGACCTCGGCCTGACCGAGCAGCCCGAAGAAGACACGTTCGACGACATGATCCTGCACGTCGACGGCTGGCTGTGCGAGATCAAGGATGTCCAGATCCGTGACGGCCTGCATATTCTTGGGCAAAAGCCCACGGGCGAAGCGGAACTCGACCTGGTGCTGGCCATCCTGCGGGCCCGCCAGCTGTTCGCGGGCGAGCATGCACTGCCGGGTTTGCGACAAGCACTCGGTCTCGCCGAAGACGGCACCGACGACCGGACCACCGTCGATCAAACCGAGGCGGTGGCACGCGGCCTGGTCGCGGCGCTGCAAGCCAGCGGCTGGGATCCCGAGGCCGTCGATGGGATTACCGACAATGCCGAGGTGGCCGCGGTGCTGCGGTTCGCGGCCACGGAGGTGGTGCCCCGGCTGGCCGGTACCGACGCCGAAATCGACCAGGTGCTGCGGGCGTTGGACGGCCGATTCATTCCGGCCGGCCCGTCCGGGTCGCCGCTGCGCGGCCTGGTCAACGTGCTGCCCACCGGCCGCAACTTCTACTCCGTCGATCCCAAGGCGATACCGTCCCGGCTGGCCTGGGAAGCCGGTGTCGCGCTTGCCGATTCACTGCTGGCTCGATATCACGGCGACCATGGGGAGTGGCCGCAATCGGTCGGGCTGTCGGTGTGGGGCACCTCGGCGATGCGCACCGCCGGCGACGACATCGCCGAAGTCCTTGCGCTGCTGGGTGTTCGGCCCGTGTGGGACGACGCGTCGCGCCGCGTGGTCGGCTTGACGCCGATCCCGCTGGCCGAGCTGGGGCGCCCGCGCATCGACGTGACCGTGCGGATCTCGGGATTCTTCCGCGACGCGTTCCCACATGTCGTCACGATGCTCGACGATGCGGTGCGCCTGGTCGCCGAACTCGACGAGCCCGCCGACGGCAACTTCGTCCGCGCGCACGCGCAGGCCGACCTGGCCCAGCATGGCGACCAAAGGCGGTCCACTACAAGGATTTTCGGGTCGAAACCGGGAACCTACGGCGCCGGGCTGCTGCAGCTGATCGACAGCCGGAACTGGCGCGACGACGCCGACCTCGCGCAGGTGTACACCGCCTGGGGTGGGTTCGCTTACGGACGCGACCTCGACGGCCGCGAGGCGGTCGACGATATGAACCGCCAGTACCGGCGAATTGCGGTGGCCGCCAAGAACACTGACACCCGCGAGCATGACATCGCCGACTCCGACGACTACTTCCAATACCACGGTGGCATGGTCGCGACGGTGCGAGCGCTGACCGGTAAGGCGCCGGCCGCCTATATCGGCGACAACACCCGGCCCGACGCGATCCGCACCCGCACCCTGTCCGAGGAGACCGCGCGGGTGTTTCGGGCCCGGGTGGTCAATCCCCGCTGGATGGCCGCGATGCGCCGGCACGGCTACAAGGGCGCGTTCGAGATGGCGGCCACCGTCGACTACCTCTTCGGCTACGACGCCACCGCAGGCGTGATGGCCGACTGGATGTATGAACAGCTCACCGAGCGCTACGTGCTGGATCCGGAGAACCGCAAGTTCATGACGGAATCCAACCCTTGGGCATTGCACGGCATGGCCGAACGCCTGCTGGAGGCGGCCGGGCGCGGCATGTGGGCCGAGCCGCAACCGGAAACCCTTGACGGTCTGCGCCAGGCGCTACTGGAATCCGAGGGCGACCTCGAAGGCTGA
- a CDS encoding PPOX class F420-dependent oxidoreductase: MTPTFADLAKAQYILLTTFTKDGRPKPTPIWTAVDGDRLLVITQETSWKVKRIRNTPRVTMATCTMRGRPTSEAVEGTAALLDKSNTGTVYDAIGKRYGIVGRVFNFFSKLRGGMENNIGLELRVAQG; this comes from the coding sequence GTGACGCCCACCTTCGCCGACCTCGCCAAGGCGCAATACATCCTGCTGACCACCTTCACCAAGGACGGGCGACCCAAGCCGACCCCGATCTGGACCGCCGTAGACGGCGACCGGCTGCTGGTGATCACCCAGGAAACCTCGTGGAAGGTCAAGCGGATTCGCAATACGCCCCGCGTGACGATGGCGACCTGCACGATGCGCGGTCGCCCGACGAGCGAGGCGGTCGAAGGCACCGCGGCCCTGCTCGACAAGTCGAACACGGGCACCGTCTACGACGCGATCGGCAAGCGTTACGGCATCGTTGGCAGGGTCTTCAACTTCTTCAGCAAGCTGCGCGGCGGCATGGAAAACAACATCGGCCTCGAACTCCGAGTGGCCCAAGGCTAA
- a CDS encoding type 1 glutamine amidotransferase domain-containing protein → MGTVLIPIPDRDFDPTEVAVSWRVLTDNGHRVIFATESGTAAVADDIMVTGRGLDIWSALPVLGSLPLVGLVLRADTNGRDAYAAMVRSPEYRHPGRWRNATLDGVDAVLLPGGHRARGMRSYVDSGILQRLVIEAFGRELIVAAICHGVLLAARSVDPGTGRSVLYGRKTTALTWAMEGLAWRLTRITRFWDPDYYRTYPEQPGQPGGYMSVQSEVTRALEDPTDFRDVERGTPHWRRKSSGMARDTATDSRPAFVVDDGNYISARWPGDTHTFAGVVSDKLKT, encoded by the coding sequence ATGGGTACGGTGCTGATCCCGATCCCGGACCGCGACTTCGACCCGACCGAGGTCGCCGTCAGCTGGCGGGTCTTGACCGACAACGGTCACCGGGTGATCTTTGCGACCGAAAGCGGCACGGCCGCGGTGGCCGACGACATCATGGTCACCGGTCGGGGTTTGGATATCTGGTCCGCGCTACCGGTTTTGGGTTCCTTACCGCTCGTCGGGCTGGTGCTGCGCGCCGACACGAACGGCCGCGACGCGTACGCCGCCATGGTGCGATCGCCGGAGTACCGCCATCCCGGCCGCTGGAGAAATGCCACGCTGGACGGCGTCGATGCGGTGCTGCTACCGGGCGGTCACCGCGCCCGTGGAATGCGCAGCTACGTCGACAGCGGCATCCTGCAGCGCCTGGTGATCGAAGCCTTCGGCCGAGAACTGATCGTGGCCGCGATTTGTCACGGTGTGCTGCTGGCCGCGCGCAGTGTCGATCCCGGCACGGGTCGCTCGGTGCTCTACGGACGCAAGACCACCGCGCTCACCTGGGCGATGGAGGGGCTGGCCTGGCGGCTGACCCGGATCACCCGATTCTGGGATCCGGACTACTACCGGACCTACCCCGAGCAGCCCGGTCAACCCGGTGGCTACATGTCCGTGCAGTCGGAAGTCACTCGCGCGCTTGAAGATCCGACGGATTTCCGCGACGTCGAGCGTGGCACGCCGCACTGGCGGCGGAAGTCCTCCGGGATGGCGCGGGACACCGCGACCGACTCGCGACCCGCATTCGTCGTCGACGACGGCAACTACATCTCGGCGCGCTGGCCCGGTGACACGCATACCTTCGCTGGTGTCGTGTCGGACAAGTTGAAAACGTAG
- a CDS encoding dienelactone hydrolase family protein, with protein MTTIEIDTPDGPIDALLSIPPGNGPWPGVVVIHDAFGYGRDKESTNDRIAQAGFVTVTPNMYARGGRVRCITRVMRELMTQRGRALDDILAARDYLQARPDCSGQVGIAGFCMGGQFALVMSPRGFGASAPFYGAPLPRHLNDTLEGACPIVASFGARDPLGKGAPEKLREVIAAKHITNDVKVYPGVGHSFANTLPAQPLLRIAGFGYDDDATEDAWSRVFSFFGEHLR; from the coding sequence ATGACCACGATTGAGATCGATACCCCTGACGGACCGATCGATGCGCTGCTGAGCATTCCACCCGGAAATGGCCCCTGGCCGGGGGTGGTGGTGATCCATGACGCCTTCGGCTATGGCCGGGACAAGGAGTCGACCAACGACCGAATCGCCCAGGCGGGCTTTGTGACGGTGACTCCGAATATGTACGCACGGGGCGGGCGCGTCCGCTGCATCACCCGGGTCATGCGTGAACTGATGACACAGCGTGGCCGCGCGCTTGACGACATTCTTGCTGCCCGCGACTACTTGCAAGCCCGGCCGGACTGCTCCGGACAGGTGGGAATCGCCGGCTTCTGTATGGGCGGTCAATTTGCACTCGTCATGTCGCCCAGGGGTTTTGGTGCTTCGGCGCCGTTCTACGGCGCTCCCCTGCCGCGTCACCTGAACGACACGCTGGAGGGGGCGTGCCCGATCGTGGCAAGCTTCGGCGCGCGTGACCCGTTGGGCAAGGGCGCGCCCGAGAAGTTGCGCGAAGTGATTGCCGCCAAACACATCACCAACGACGTCAAGGTCTATCCCGGCGTCGGGCACAGCTTCGCGAATACCCTTCCCGCCCAACCACTGTTGAGGATCGCGGGCTTCGGCTACGACGACGACGCGACCGAAGACGCGTGGAGCCGGGTGTTCTCGTTCTTCGGTGAGCACCTGCGGTAG
- a CDS encoding FxsA family protein — protein MVSRLLLLYAVVELAAIFALVWAVGWGWTLLSLLVTFVLGWGLLAPIAGSQLIRDIGQMRSGLKEPRTTLGDGALVTVATALVLVPGLVTTVLGTLLLLPPVRAVAGPGLTGLALRGLQRRAPLVSYASTFTETFTGFRPDSAGDGRDYIDGEVIDVHDFESTALPKDRPADEHWGGPRYAAGPN, from the coding sequence ATGGTGAGCCGGTTGTTACTCCTCTATGCCGTCGTTGAGCTGGCGGCGATCTTCGCGCTGGTCTGGGCCGTCGGGTGGGGCTGGACCCTGCTGAGTCTGCTGGTCACGTTCGTTCTCGGCTGGGGGCTGCTGGCCCCGATCGCGGGGTCGCAGCTGATTCGCGACATCGGGCAGATGCGCTCCGGTCTAAAGGAACCACGCACCACCCTGGGCGACGGCGCGCTGGTGACCGTGGCGACGGCGCTGGTCCTCGTTCCCGGATTGGTCACCACGGTTTTGGGGACGTTGCTGCTGCTTCCGCCGGTGCGTGCGGTCGCCGGGCCCGGATTGACCGGGCTAGCGCTGCGGGGTCTGCAGCGACGCGCACCGCTGGTCAGCTACGCGTCGACCTTCACCGAGACCTTCACCGGTTTCCGTCCCGACTCCGCGGGCGACGGCCGCGACTACATCGACGGCGAGGTCATCGACGTACACGACTTCGAGTCGACCGCGTTGCCGAAGGACCGGCCCGCCGACGAACACTGGGGCGGCCCCCGATACGCCGCCGGCCCGAACTGA